One Henriciella litoralis genomic window carries:
- a CDS encoding ABC transporter permease: MVDTLDMTGRKDPVEKALAGGRSLWDDARRRLFNNKAAVVSMWVLGVMVFLATLGPMLWVHNYDQISAQTELAPTFDNWHLLGTDEQGRDLVARNLLGLRISMAVGLVATIVSLLIGVTWGAIAGFVGGRVDNFMMRFVDVLYAMPFIFFVILLLTVFGRNIILIFAAIGAVEWLTMSRIVRGQTLAIKGKEFIEAARAAGVPGSAIIRRHILPNVVGPVAVYVTLTIPVVIMAESFLSFLGLGVNEPLTSLGVLISNGAKEMQDKPWLLMAPAILMAVTLLCLNFIGDGLRDALDPKER, from the coding sequence ATGGTTGATACGCTGGACATGACTGGCCGGAAAGATCCGGTCGAAAAGGCCCTCGCAGGCGGGCGCTCGCTCTGGGATGATGCCAGACGCCGGCTGTTCAACAACAAGGCGGCCGTGGTCTCCATGTGGGTGCTGGGCGTGATGGTGTTTCTCGCCACACTCGGCCCGATGCTCTGGGTGCACAATTACGACCAGATCTCCGCGCAGACAGAGCTGGCGCCGACCTTCGACAACTGGCATCTGCTCGGCACGGATGAGCAGGGCCGGGACCTTGTCGCCCGCAATCTGCTGGGTCTTCGTATTTCCATGGCGGTGGGCCTTGTCGCGACGATTGTCTCGCTGCTGATCGGCGTGACATGGGGCGCAATTGCCGGCTTCGTTGGCGGGCGCGTCGACAATTTCATGATGCGTTTCGTGGACGTGCTCTATGCGATGCCCTTCATCTTCTTCGTGATCCTGCTGCTGACGGTTTTCGGTCGGAACATCATCCTGATCTTTGCCGCTATTGGCGCGGTCGAGTGGCTGACCATGAGCCGGATCGTGCGGGGCCAGACGCTTGCCATCAAAGGCAAGGAATTCATTGAGGCGGCCCGCGCCGCTGGTGTGCCCGGCTCGGCGATTATCCGCCGTCATATCCTGCCAAACGTTGTCGGCCCGGTCGCCGTCTATGTGACGCTGACCATCCCGGTCGTGATCATGGCAGAGAGCTTCCTTTCCTTCCTTGGCCTCGGCGTGAACGAGCCGTTGACCTCACTCGGCGTGCTGATCTCGAACGGCGCGAAGGAAATGCAGGACAAGCCATGGTTGCTCATGGCGCCAGCCATCCTGATGGCGGTGACGCTGCTCTGCCTGAATTTCATCGGCGATGGATTGCGGGATGCGCTCGATCCGAAAGAACGCTAA
- a CDS encoding ABC transporter permease translates to MSALQRSFSRVPWAYVLRRLLFAIPTMLVIIAVAFFMMRLAPGGPFDGERKLNAATEAAIAAKFGLDQPLWKQFVDYLLGVLQGDFGPSMKTLGKSVNDLIADGLPVSLAIGTLSMLVALTVGTALGVFAGLRQNTAGDYTVMGFAMAGISIPTFVTGPLLILAFALGAGLFAVGGLGEYPNIGMNVHNMTLPVLTLALPQIAIISRLMRASTIETMRSPHVRTARAKGLPERTVIRRHVLPSAILPLVSYAGPAMARVMTGSLVIERIFGLPGMGSYFVDGAINRDYTLVMGALIIYATLIVLFNLLADILYALLDPKVKYD, encoded by the coding sequence GTGTCAGCGCTGCAGCGAAGCTTTTCCCGCGTACCTTGGGCCTACGTTCTTCGTCGGCTCCTGTTCGCAATTCCAACGATGCTGGTGATCATTGCGGTCGCATTTTTCATGATGCGGCTTGCGCCCGGCGGGCCTTTTGATGGTGAGCGCAAGCTCAACGCCGCCACTGAAGCGGCCATTGCCGCGAAGTTTGGCCTCGATCAGCCGCTCTGGAAACAGTTCGTCGATTATCTGCTGGGGGTGCTCCAGGGGGATTTTGGTCCGTCGATGAAGACGCTCGGCAAAAGCGTGAACGATCTGATCGCTGATGGCCTCCCGGTGAGTCTGGCGATTGGTACGCTGTCCATGCTGGTTGCTTTGACCGTTGGTACTGCGCTCGGTGTCTTTGCCGGGCTACGTCAGAACACGGCGGGCGACTACACCGTCATGGGCTTTGCGATGGCGGGCATCTCGATTCCGACATTCGTGACCGGGCCCTTGCTGATTCTCGCCTTTGCACTGGGGGCAGGGCTTTTCGCGGTCGGCGGTCTCGGTGAGTATCCGAATATCGGGATGAACGTCCACAATATGACCTTGCCGGTCCTGACGCTGGCATTGCCACAGATCGCGATCATTTCGCGGCTGATGCGCGCCTCCACGATCGAGACCATGAGGTCCCCGCATGTGCGCACGGCGCGGGCCAAGGGCCTGCCAGAGCGCACAGTGATTCGCCGTCACGTCCTGCCATCTGCGATCCTGCCGCTGGTCTCATATGCCGGTCCGGCCATGGCGCGCGTGATGACCGGGTCGCTCGTGATTGAGCGCATCTTCGGCCTGCCAGGCATGGGCTCTTACTTTGTCGATGGCGCGATCAACCGAGACTATACGCTCGTGATGGGCGCGCTGATTATCTACGCCACGCTGATCGTGCTGTTCAATTTGCTCGCGGACATCCTCTACGCGCTGCTCGATCCGAAAGTGAAGTACGACTGA
- a CDS encoding TIGR01244 family sulfur transferase, whose amino-acid sequence MADIRNVTDHFAVAPQITEDDIDEIKAAGFKTIIANRPDGEGGVDQPRMGAIRTRAEENGLTFVALPFSGAPTPEIIERMQSILAEAPAPVLAYCRTGTRSVTAWALTHGGQGQADDIVDAAAGAGYDLSGLQHLL is encoded by the coding sequence ATGGCCGACATCCGCAATGTGACCGATCATTTCGCGGTCGCTCCGCAAATCACCGAAGACGACATCGACGAGATCAAGGCGGCGGGCTTCAAGACGATCATCGCCAACCGCCCTGATGGCGAAGGCGGCGTTGACCAGCCACGCATGGGCGCGATCCGCACTCGCGCCGAAGAAAACGGGCTGACTTTTGTCGCACTGCCATTCTCAGGCGCACCAACGCCGGAAATCATCGAACGGATGCAGTCGATTCTCGCAGAGGCCCCTGCCCCGGTTCTGGCATATTGCCGCACTGGAACACGTTCCGTGACGGCCTGGGCGCTGACGCATGGCGGACAGGGCCAGGCCGATGATATCGTAGATGCTGCTGCAGGCGCAGGATATGATCTGTCAGGACTTCAGCACTTACTGTAA
- a CDS encoding ATP-grasp domain-containing protein — protein MSRNWLTDFKYEDGAWLVKKTGHRVPANRQLANDIFTWLTFYTLAQSWRTWRRLTGHKRPTIAFHPDKPRPWYFIWPVMHASGAKLISDVSKADIVFQFDDTTHADHRVPQTKPGARLVNFGCNDISKSNVAEAFAVAAGYSLKVDPRTHDGPMVEKSEKNACHDGRIIEGPMEPIEDKTYQCLVDNEIEGGLVEDLRCCIVGGEPTLVFRKRRPIGRRFLNENAEVIIDEPRKCYTADELDVIRRFSAEIGLEWGGVDVLRDRSSGRIFIVDANKTDMGPPVALNLGDKLKATRRMARAFVTSFAPKRSA, from the coding sequence ATGTCGCGTAACTGGCTGACAGATTTCAAATATGAGGACGGCGCCTGGCTGGTCAAAAAGACTGGTCATCGCGTCCCGGCGAACCGTCAGCTGGCGAATGACATCTTCACCTGGCTCACCTTCTATACGCTTGCCCAGTCCTGGCGCACCTGGCGCCGACTGACTGGCCACAAGCGCCCAACCATTGCTTTTCACCCTGACAAGCCCCGCCCCTGGTACTTTATCTGGCCAGTCATGCACGCCTCCGGAGCCAAGCTGATCTCCGACGTCTCCAAGGCAGACATCGTTTTCCAGTTCGACGACACGACCCATGCCGATCATCGCGTGCCGCAGACCAAGCCCGGCGCGCGCCTTGTCAATTTTGGCTGCAACGACATCTCGAAATCCAATGTTGCCGAAGCCTTTGCTGTCGCCGCTGGCTACAGCCTGAAAGTCGATCCACGCACACATGATGGCCCGATGGTCGAGAAGTCCGAAAAGAATGCCTGTCATGACGGGCGCATCATTGAAGGGCCGATGGAGCCCATCGAAGACAAGACCTATCAGTGCCTTGTCGACAATGAGATCGAGGGCGGTCTGGTCGAGGATCTACGCTGCTGCATCGTTGGCGGCGAGCCAACGCTGGTCTTCCGCAAGCGCCGGCCCATTGGCCGCCGTTTCCTGAACGAGAATGCCGAAGTCATCATCGACGAACCTCGCAAATGCTACACGGCCGATGAACTTGATGTGATCAGGCGCTTTTCAGCTGAAATCGGACTGGAGTGGGGCGGCGTTGATGTGTTACGCGACCGCTCTTCTGGTCGTATTTTCATTGTGGATGCAAACAAGACTGATATGGGCCCGCCTGTGGCCCTCAATCTTGGTGACAAGCTGAAAGCAACACGCCGCATGGCGCGCGCATTTGTCACCTCATTTGCACCAAAGCGATCAGCTTAA
- a CDS encoding MBL fold metallo-hydrolase yields the protein MGIPYVKEIDFEYGKVEQVSPLIRRVIANNPGPFTFVGTGVYIIGHGNVAVIDPGPELADHFDALKQALAGETVTHVLVTHGHSDHSPLAKPLADWAGCKTYAKNCGVPTAKGELGSADDLGFEPDVKIGDGDVISGPGWTLDVIETPGHTCNHLCFKLREENACLSGDHIMGWSTTIVAPPDGNMADYMRSLDKIEALNVDILWPTHGSPVDRDVKGFIQAYRQHRMDREAAIIEHLKAGETNIPKMVEVMYADVEKRLHPAAAMSVLGQMLKLVDEGRVETEDAKPTVRSAFHWKALQTTE from the coding sequence GTGGGAATTCCATACGTAAAAGAAATCGATTTTGAGTATGGCAAGGTTGAGCAGGTTTCACCGCTTATTCGCCGCGTCATCGCAAATAATCCCGGTCCATTCACTTTCGTCGGCACGGGTGTCTATATCATCGGCCATGGCAATGTCGCGGTGATCGATCCGGGCCCGGAGCTCGCTGACCATTTCGACGCGCTAAAGCAGGCCCTCGCAGGCGAGACGGTCACGCATGTGCTTGTCACGCATGGGCATTCGGACCACTCGCCGCTCGCAAAGCCGCTCGCCGACTGGGCGGGTTGCAAGACCTACGCGAAGAATTGCGGCGTCCCGACCGCCAAAGGCGAGCTTGGCTCTGCTGACGATCTCGGCTTTGAGCCAGATGTGAAAATCGGCGATGGCGATGTTATTTCCGGTCCGGGCTGGACCCTCGATGTGATCGAGACCCCCGGCCACACATGCAATCATCTCTGCTTCAAGCTTCGCGAAGAGAATGCATGTCTGAGCGGCGACCATATCATGGGCTGGTCCACGACAATCGTCGCGCCACCTGACGGCAATATGGCCGACTATATGCGCTCACTCGACAAGATCGAGGCGCTGAATGTCGACATTCTCTGGCCGACCCACGGCTCACCTGTCGATCGCGATGTGAAAGGCTTCATCCAGGCCTATCGCCAGCACCGGATGGACCGGGAAGCTGCGATCATCGAGCATTTGAAAGCCGGTGAGACAAACATCCCGAAAATGGTCGAGGTCATGTATGCCGACGTTGAGAAACGTCTGCACCCGGCAGCGGCCATGTCGGTGCTTGGCCAGATGCTGAAGCTCGTCGACGAAGGCCGGGTTGAGACCGAGGATGCGAAGCCGACTGTGCGCTCGGCGTTTCACTGGAAGGCGCTTCAGACGACGGAGTAG
- a CDS encoding DUF1499 domain-containing protein has product MSERAQSAGWRLTVAGVALAVSIFAVAWFAIAALGAKFGLWGWPFGLGKMTLAWGPLITGFALGLSVIALIIGMIKSPRVQPVILALAALLIALMIGFRLIGFKAQAGSLPPIHDIQTDWSDPIRFSESLLAQRKSDDATNPVEEAPVIAEGADARWPGMGGRLVSEVQEEAEAERVVDGETVPPAYDRPIEPVYFDQSPGEIAALALQLAEHQGWTIFSPPATGQDVESTMMEATATTGWFGFKDDVAVRIRAVDGATRVDMRSISRVGLSDLGANARRVSSFMDELEDRANGRREP; this is encoded by the coding sequence ATGAGTGAACGCGCCCAGTCAGCAGGCTGGCGGCTGACCGTTGCCGGTGTGGCCCTTGCTGTTTCGATCTTTGCCGTCGCCTGGTTTGCTATTGCAGCCCTCGGGGCCAAATTCGGGCTTTGGGGCTGGCCGTTCGGGCTCGGCAAGATGACGCTCGCCTGGGGGCCATTGATTACGGGGTTCGCGCTCGGCCTTTCAGTCATTGCGTTGATTATTGGCATGATCAAGTCACCACGTGTTCAACCGGTTATTCTCGCGCTCGCTGCCTTGTTGATTGCGCTAATGATTGGGTTCCGTCTGATTGGCTTCAAGGCGCAGGCCGGTTCACTGCCGCCAATCCATGACATCCAGACCGACTGGTCTGACCCGATCCGTTTCTCTGAGTCGCTGCTTGCGCAACGCAAGAGCGACGACGCGACCAATCCTGTGGAGGAGGCGCCTGTCATTGCAGAGGGTGCCGATGCCCGATGGCCCGGCATGGGCGGCCGTCTGGTCTCCGAAGTGCAGGAAGAGGCAGAAGCCGAACGCGTTGTCGATGGCGAGACCGTCCCACCCGCCTATGACCGGCCGATTGAACCCGTCTATTTTGATCAGTCCCCCGGCGAGATTGCCGCCCTCGCGCTGCAGCTGGCAGAGCATCAAGGCTGGACGATCTTTTCGCCTCCTGCCACCGGGCAGGATGTTGAGAGCACCATGATGGAAGCGACAGCAACGACAGGATGGTTCGGCTTCAAGGACGATGTCGCTGTGCGTATACGCGCCGTTGACGGTGCAACGCGTGTCGACATGCGTTCGATCAGCCGTGTGGGTCTTTCCGACCTTGGTGCCAATGCCCGCCGCGTCTCATCCTTCATGGATGAGTTGGAAGATCGAGCGAACGGTCGTCGCGAGCCTTGA
- a CDS encoding long-chain-fatty-acid--CoA ligase, with protein sequence MQGLMQDWQLTVDKVIDHAANNHGDREVVTRNVEGDIVRTTYRTIRERSKMVSSALLAEGIKQGDRVATLAWNTARHMEAWFGTMGIGAVLHTVNPRLHPDQIAWIANHAEDRILIFDTTFLPLVEAAKPQLETIEKFIILTDEANMPENSLGAVSFETWIDGRSTDVEWGNFDEQTACGLCYTSGTTGNPKGVLYSHRSNVLHTFITMGVDTIGMGANDVLLPVVPMFHANAWGLAFACPATGAKMVMPGADMSGAAIYELLDKEKVTITAAVPTVWLMLLTYLEENNLKLPHLRKVVIGGSAVPERILRAFEENYGVEVFHAWGMTELSPMGTLGAIPPALADASHEEKIAYKLKQGRPPFGVELKIVDDDGKELPRDGETSGRLVCRGPAISKAYFKGDGGKVLDDDGFFDTGDVATLDEHSTMQITDRAKDVIKSGGEWISSIDIENFAVGHPQVANAAAIGIYHPKWDERPLLIVQPAEGQSPSKEDVLKQLEGKIAKWWTPDDVQFVDEIPLGATGKINKLALRKMFKDYKLPTA encoded by the coding sequence ATGCAAGGCTTGATGCAAGACTGGCAACTGACAGTCGATAAGGTAATCGACCATGCGGCTAATAATCACGGCGACCGCGAAGTCGTAACCCGCAATGTAGAAGGCGATATTGTCCGAACGACTTACCGCACCATCCGTGAGCGGTCGAAAATGGTCTCTTCGGCGCTTCTCGCAGAAGGCATCAAGCAGGGCGACCGCGTCGCGACTCTGGCCTGGAATACCGCGCGCCATATGGAAGCCTGGTTCGGCACGATGGGGATCGGCGCCGTCCTGCACACGGTAAATCCGCGCCTTCACCCGGACCAGATTGCATGGATCGCGAACCATGCCGAAGACCGCATCCTGATTTTCGACACAACCTTCCTTCCGCTCGTAGAGGCCGCGAAGCCTCAGCTTGAGACGATTGAGAAGTTCATCATCCTGACCGACGAAGCCAACATGCCCGAGAACTCGCTCGGCGCCGTCTCTTTCGAGACCTGGATTGACGGGCGTTCGACAGACGTTGAATGGGGCAATTTCGACGAGCAGACCGCTTGCGGCCTTTGCTACACGTCAGGCACGACAGGCAATCCGAAGGGCGTGCTCTACTCGCACCGCTCCAACGTGCTGCACACCTTCATCACCATGGGTGTCGACACAATCGGTATGGGCGCGAATGATGTGCTGCTTCCGGTTGTTCCGATGTTCCACGCCAATGCCTGGGGGCTAGCCTTTGCCTGTCCGGCGACCGGCGCCAAGATGGTCATGCCTGGCGCTGACATGTCCGGCGCGGCGATCTACGAATTGCTCGACAAGGAAAAGGTGACGATCACAGCGGCTGTTCCAACCGTCTGGCTGATGCTGCTCACCTATCTGGAAGAGAACAATCTCAAGCTTCCGCACCTGCGCAAAGTCGTGATCGGTGGCTCTGCCGTTCCAGAGCGGATCCTGCGCGCGTTTGAAGAGAATTACGGCGTTGAAGTTTTCCACGCCTGGGGCATGACGGAGCTCTCTCCAATGGGCACGCTCGGGGCGATACCGCCCGCCCTGGCGGACGCCTCGCATGAAGAGAAGATTGCTTACAAGCTGAAGCAAGGCCGCCCGCCATTCGGCGTCGAGCTCAAGATTGTGGACGATGACGGCAAAGAGTTGCCGCGCGACGGCGAAACCTCTGGCCGGCTGGTCTGCAGAGGTCCGGCCATCTCCAAGGCCTATTTCAAGGGCGATGGCGGAAAAGTCCTCGATGATGACGGCTTTTTTGATACGGGCGACGTCGCGACGCTCGATGAGCACTCAACCATGCAGATCACAGACCGTGCCAAGGACGTCATCAAGTCCGGCGGGGAATGGATTTCGTCGATCGATATCGAGAATTTCGCTGTCGGACATCCGCAAGTCGCGAATGCTGCGGCGATCGGCATCTATCACCCGAAATGGGACGAGCGTCCCTTGCTGATCGTCCAGCCTGCCGAAGGCCAGTCGCCGAGCAAGGAAGACGTCCTCAAACAGCTCGAAGGCAAAATCGCCAAATGGTGGACGCCGGACGACGTGCAATTCGTTGACGAGATTCCACTTGGCGCGACCGGCAAGATCAACAAACTTGCTCTTCGTAAAATGTTCAAGGATTACAAGCTTCCAACAGCATGA
- a CDS encoding glycerophosphodiester phosphodiesterase family protein has product MSCTPSKPATPDAAAPKQDAPASEANEVSQTSFDLPAVFDCVRESGGLLIATHRGGPAPGYPENAIETLQHAYDEGFRVMEIDVAESRDGSLFLMHDRSLGRTTTGGGAVADTDWSEISRLKLVDDDGKVTSFAPPRLSETLDWAVRTGAILELDRKPTTSYRNIIDAVREAGAEQNVLIITYNDDEALQVARLAPDLMMTAGIGSREHEAELLAGGVDETRLVAWTGTNRPNPGKWRGLGRSGIESAFGTLGRKGERLDDVYWQDGDPSEFVDLIDGGLTMLATDVPYRLKAAGGEIGEAMSTANRCLD; this is encoded by the coding sequence ATGTCCTGCACTCCCTCCAAGCCTGCCACCCCAGACGCGGCAGCCCCCAAGCAGGACGCGCCTGCTTCAGAGGCGAACGAAGTATCGCAAACGTCATTTGATCTACCCGCTGTCTTTGATTGCGTGCGCGAGAGCGGCGGCCTGTTGATTGCAACCCATCGCGGTGGCCCGGCGCCCGGCTATCCGGAGAATGCGATCGAGACCCTTCAACACGCCTATGATGAGGGCTTCCGGGTGATGGAGATCGACGTCGCTGAATCGCGTGATGGCAGCTTGTTCCTGATGCATGACCGCTCCCTGGGGCGCACGACGACAGGCGGCGGCGCAGTCGCTGATACCGATTGGTCCGAAATCTCGCGCCTGAAGCTGGTTGATGATGATGGCAAGGTGACAAGCTTTGCCCCGCCCCGCCTTTCGGAAACGCTCGACTGGGCCGTGCGCACAGGCGCGATCCTGGAGCTGGACCGAAAACCAACGACAAGCTACCGCAACATCATAGATGCCGTCCGCGAGGCCGGTGCCGAACAGAACGTTCTGATCATCACCTATAATGATGACGAGGCCCTTCAGGTCGCAAGGCTGGCGCCAGACCTCATGATGACGGCTGGCATTGGCAGCCGCGAACACGAAGCCGAGCTGCTGGCTGGCGGTGTAGACGAAACACGACTGGTGGCATGGACAGGCACAAACCGTCCAAACCCTGGCAAATGGCGAGGCCTTGGCCGCAGCGGTATTGAAAGCGCTTTCGGGACGCTGGGACGCAAGGGAGAACGGCTCGACGACGTCTACTGGCAGGATGGAGACCCATCCGAATTTGTAGACCTGATCGATGGTGGACTGACCATGTTGGCCACAGACGTGCCTTATCGCCTCAAGGCAGCCGGCGGCGAAATCGGAGAAGCCATGTCGACCGCAAACCGCTGCCTGGACTAG
- a CDS encoding fatty acid desaturase, protein MSARDFDSLNVTELARMERDIARKHIGHFPWLSVIGGLLNVAIWLALWPLVFTGIMPVWLGLIIATINAIAGYLPSHEAQHDIIGRPGSKLHWLNELVGHLSTLPLALPYRLAKVTHRQHHLYTNDPKRDPDYDSRAKNLPHAVWRAIQNRQPRARGGFNAYARTLFKLGERSALIEASVYRVCWFFILFGLAWSGHAIEAAALWWLPHHIGYTYLQVYLSWAPHHPAEETSRYRQTRSFKAAVGNFLSLGMQYHIIHHLHPRIPYYRTARAYWEMKPILKARGANVDSL, encoded by the coding sequence ATGTCAGCACGCGATTTCGACAGCTTGAACGTCACAGAGCTCGCCCGCATGGAGCGCGATATTGCCCGCAAGCATATCGGACATTTCCCGTGGCTCTCGGTTATCGGCGGTCTTTTGAATGTCGCCATCTGGCTGGCGCTCTGGCCGCTGGTCTTTACAGGGATCATGCCGGTCTGGCTCGGACTGATTATCGCGACGATCAACGCTATCGCTGGCTATCTGCCGTCTCATGAAGCCCAGCATGACATTATCGGGCGTCCGGGTTCAAAGCTGCACTGGTTGAATGAACTGGTCGGCCACCTGTCGACGCTTCCGCTAGCCCTGCCCTATCGACTGGCCAAGGTCACGCATCGCCAGCATCACCTCTATACAAACGATCCAAAGCGCGACCCCGACTATGACTCGCGCGCGAAAAACCTTCCGCATGCCGTCTGGCGCGCGATCCAGAACCGCCAGCCACGTGCCAGAGGTGGCTTCAACGCCTATGCCCGCACGCTTTTCAAGCTTGGCGAACGCAGTGCACTTATCGAGGCTTCGGTGTACAGAGTCTGCTGGTTCTTCATATTGTTTGGTCTTGCCTGGAGCGGCCACGCGATCGAAGCGGCCGCGCTCTGGTGGTTGCCGCATCACATCGGTTACACCTATCTGCAGGTCTATCTCAGCTGGGCGCCGCATCACCCCGCAGAAGAAACCTCCCGCTATCGTCAGACGCGCAGTTTCAAGGCAGCGGTGGGGAATTTTCTTTCACTGGGCATGCAGTACCACATTATACATCACCTGCATCCGCGCATTCCTTACTACCGCACGGCGCGGGCCTATTGGGAGATGAAACCCATCCTCAAGGCGCGCGGCGCGAACGTGGATAGCCTGTAA
- a CDS encoding glyoxalase superfamily protein: MPHTITTRAHAKARARELRADASSRGESLSHSKALEAVARELGYRDWNTASARLSNQPDVPLQIGERVSGRYLKQPFEGRVHGVRELAGGMGYEVELHFDTPVDVVEFESFSGLRQRVRAMISEDGVSWTKTSDGVPHLVVVRENAGII, translated from the coding sequence GTGCCTCACACAATTACGACACGCGCCCACGCCAAGGCCCGCGCCCGGGAATTGCGCGCCGACGCATCAAGTCGCGGCGAAAGCCTCAGTCATTCCAAAGCCCTCGAAGCGGTTGCCAGAGAGCTTGGCTACAGGGACTGGAACACCGCTTCTGCCCGACTTTCCAACCAGCCGGACGTCCCCTTGCAGATCGGCGAAAGGGTCTCAGGCCGCTATTTGAAACAGCCCTTCGAAGGGCGCGTTCATGGCGTCAGGGAACTCGCCGGCGGAATGGGTTATGAAGTGGAGCTTCACTTCGATACCCCGGTCGACGTGGTCGAGTTCGAAAGCTTTTCAGGCCTGCGTCAGCGGGTCCGGGCGATGATCTCTGAAGACGGCGTCTCCTGGACCAAAACCAGCGACGGTGTCCCGCATCTGGTCGTGGTCCGCGAGAATGCGGGCATTATCTGA
- the pdxH gene encoding pyridoxamine 5'-phosphate oxidase, with translation MTDQQTPSVIPPTPSAADYVTDSHGKPLIPDASDPISLFQDWMAAAREHELNDSNAMSLATVDASGLPDVRIVLLKAISADGLTFFTNFKSAKGHQLSDNPVAAVCFHWKSMRRQVRFRGAILPVPDEAADVYFASRAKDSRIGAIASKQSQPLPSRETFEDRIKALQAQYEGTDDVPRPENWGGYRLVPESIEFWQDQAFRMHDRLKFVRTEDGWSAERLYP, from the coding sequence ATGACAGACCAACAAACGCCTAGCGTCATCCCGCCAACCCCAAGCGCGGCGGATTATGTGACTGACAGCCACGGAAAGCCGCTTATTCCGGATGCGTCAGATCCGATCAGTCTCTTTCAGGACTGGATGGCGGCCGCCCGCGAGCATGAGTTAAACGACTCCAACGCCATGTCGCTCGCGACGGTTGATGCGTCGGGGCTGCCGGATGTGCGAATTGTTCTGCTCAAGGCGATCAGCGCTGACGGGTTGACCTTCTTCACTAATTTTAAGAGCGCCAAAGGCCATCAGCTGTCTGATAACCCGGTCGCGGCCGTGTGCTTTCACTGGAAATCCATGCGCCGTCAGGTGCGCTTTCGCGGCGCGATTTTGCCTGTGCCTGATGAGGCGGCAGACGTCTATTTTGCCTCCCGCGCCAAGGACAGCCGGATCGGCGCGATCGCGTCAAAGCAGTCGCAGCCTTTGCCGTCGCGTGAGACATTCGAGGACCGCATCAAGGCGCTTCAGGCCCAATATGAAGGCACAGATGATGTGCCTCGTCCTGAAAACTGGGGCGGCTACCGGCTTGTGCCCGAAAGCATCGAGTTCTGGCAGGACCAGGCCTTCCGTATGCATGACCGGCTGAAATTTGTCCGAACTGAAGATGGCTGGTCGGCCGAGCGGCTTTATCCCTGA
- a CDS encoding SDR family NAD(P)-dependent oxidoreductase, translating to MTYDFSGKNAVVTGASRGIGEAIARTLAEGGARVCLVARSADALEKLAKSLPNDPVVIRADLASSDGWKPTAEAIVEQLGPVDILVNNAGVSNREPAGEVTEDGLDLTLSVNVRNLILLTNALSDSLKSRRGNVVNISSISAFSGSIGQIAYAASKGAVNSMTRNMSIDLGRSGVRVNAIAPGVIDDGMWKTAFDAGLDREKTMSRMAKLIPLEGRWGSAQNIADAVAFLASDKANYVTGQVLRVDGGMIA from the coding sequence ATGACTTACGATTTCTCAGGCAAAAATGCTGTTGTAACGGGTGCCAGCCGCGGGATTGGCGAAGCGATTGCCAGAACGCTCGCCGAAGGCGGCGCGCGCGTTTGTCTGGTGGCCCGCAGCGCCGATGCGCTTGAGAAACTCGCCAAGTCTTTGCCGAATGATCCGGTGGTGATCCGCGCTGACCTCGCGTCGTCCGATGGCTGGAAACCGACCGCCGAGGCCATCGTCGAACAGCTCGGCCCGGTGGATATCCTCGTCAATAATGCCGGGGTCAGCAATCGTGAGCCAGCTGGCGAGGTGACCGAGGACGGGCTGGACCTGACGCTGAGCGTCAATGTCCGAAATCTGATCCTTCTCACCAATGCGCTTTCAGACAGCCTGAAATCGCGCCGGGGCAATGTGGTGAACATCTCCTCGATTTCAGCCTTTTCGGGCAGTATCGGGCAGATTGCCTATGCCGCCTCCAAGGGCGCCGTGAATTCCATGACCCGCAACATGTCGATTGACCTTGGCCGGTCTGGTGTGCGGGTGAACGCGATTGCGCCGGGCGTCATTGATGATGGCATGTGGAAGACAGCCTTTGATGCAGGTCTCGACCGCGAGAAGACCATGTCACGCATGGCAAAGCTCATCCCGCTCGAGGGCCGGTGGGGCAGTGCGCAGAACATCGCCGATGCGGTCGCCTTTCTGGCGTCCGACAAGGCGAATTATGTCACCGGGCAGGTCCTACGCGTTGATGGGGGCATGATTGCCTGA